A window of the Nitrospirota bacterium genome harbors these coding sequences:
- a CDS encoding glycosyltransferase, producing the protein MPHRKLSVAVITDPSSWYAEAGIIGGLARALGVGGHRVHLFDRSKLLSLLAAHRESLLGALRRYLERAEVDFVLGCNLNACLVAENRGRLCSLFDAWGFRSVTYVDDLVSGYLRGDGSIRSRIFQVLVGSERNCFAMHREQDATRVRALAGRAFYLPNAFDSLISVPPGEGRVRKVAFVGNVREEGGWRQRALLNLQSLGLDLFGSAGQPAIDRSGLRQSYRGRLEDTRAVYGMYGETRICVDANDEDGVISDRVFQAMGNGCMVVTPHKEELARFFDAGRDVVTYRDPAEIPSLVRHYLERDSEREKIARSGCRRVRADHTYLERARDLVARWREVKSVGARRRVAHSAQVETAGGKVPFAGAVPLEPFAEGVNDA; encoded by the coding sequence ATGCCTCATAGGAAACTTTCCGTCGCGGTCATCACGGATCCGTCGAGTTGGTACGCGGAGGCGGGAATCATCGGGGGGTTGGCGCGCGCCCTGGGCGTGGGAGGACACCGGGTCCACCTGTTCGATCGTTCGAAGCTTCTCTCGCTTCTGGCCGCGCATCGTGAGTCCCTTCTGGGCGCGCTCAGGCGGTATCTTGAACGAGCCGAGGTCGACTTTGTTCTGGGGTGCAATCTGAACGCATGCCTCGTCGCCGAGAATCGCGGAAGGCTCTGCTCGCTCTTTGACGCCTGGGGGTTCCGGAGCGTGACCTACGTGGACGATCTCGTGTCGGGGTATCTTCGAGGGGACGGCTCGATTCGGAGTCGAATATTCCAGGTGTTGGTGGGGTCCGAACGGAACTGTTTCGCGATGCACCGGGAGCAGGATGCGACGCGGGTTCGCGCGCTCGCGGGCCGGGCCTTCTATCTTCCAAACGCGTTCGACAGCCTCATTTCCGTTCCGCCCGGAGAGGGCCGGGTCAGAAAGGTGGCCTTCGTGGGAAACGTGCGCGAGGAGGGGGGATGGAGGCAGCGGGCGCTGTTGAATCTTCAATCGCTGGGGCTGGATCTGTTTGGGTCCGCGGGGCAGCCCGCGATCGACCGCTCAGGCCTGCGCCAATCCTACCGGGGGCGTCTGGAAGACACTCGGGCCGTCTATGGGATGTACGGCGAAACCCGGATCTGCGTGGACGCCAACGATGAGGATGGCGTGATTTCGGATCGGGTTTTCCAGGCGATGGGGAACGGGTGCATGGTGGTCACCCCGCACAAAGAGGAATTGGCGCGCTTCTTCGACGCCGGAAGGGACGTGGTGACCTACCGGGATCCTGCGGAGATCCCCTCTCTCGTCCGTCACTATCTGGAGCGGGATTCGGAGCGTGAGAAGATAGCGCGTTCGGGTTGCAGGCGAGTGAGAGCGGACCACACGTATCTCGAACGCGCGCGGGATCTTGTGGCCCGGTGGCGGGAGGTGAAATCCGTCGGCGCGAGGCGACGGGTGGCCCATTCCGCGCAGGTTGAAACGGCAGGTGGAAAAGTTCCTTTCGCGGGCGCCGTGCCTCTCGAACCGTTCGCGGAGGGGGTCAACGATGCGTGA
- a CDS encoding acylneuraminate cytidylyltransferase family protein yields the protein MAPLGKKSVLVLIPARGGSKGIPHKNIVDLCGYPLLAYAIAAARKSAFNPRILVTTDDEEIARVARSFGADAPFLRPAELGQDTSPLTVAQLHALHWLREHEGYRPAATATVLPTYPFVRAKTIDQVIGHALKGMSARTVIRTPASSRLFFLEDEGVLSRVQFRTRSKRWYLGTAAAGAVRYFPSFDPAAMNEREILRLMKRYATRLRNLGINTRGHATIEVTWVEAVDIDTPRELTLARKLIASGVRPALLQ from the coding sequence GTGGCGCCGCTAGGAAAGAAGTCCGTACTGGTCCTCATACCCGCCCGAGGCGGGTCCAAAGGCATTCCCCACAAAAACATCGTTGATCTTTGCGGGTACCCCCTTCTGGCCTACGCGATCGCCGCCGCGCGAAAGAGCGCTTTCAACCCGCGGATCCTCGTCACCACGGACGACGAGGAAATCGCGAGAGTCGCGAGGTCGTTCGGCGCCGATGCGCCCTTTCTTAGACCCGCCGAACTGGGCCAAGACACAAGTCCTCTCACGGTGGCCCAACTCCACGCCCTCCATTGGCTTCGCGAGCACGAAGGCTACAGGCCGGCGGCCACCGCCACCGTGCTTCCGACGTATCCGTTCGTTCGCGCGAAGACGATCGATCAGGTGATCGGGCATGCGTTGAAAGGTATGTCGGCCCGAACGGTGATTCGCACTCCGGCATCGAGTCGCCTCTTTTTTCTCGAGGATGAAGGAGTATTGAGCCGCGTCCAATTCCGAACGCGATCCAAGCGGTGGTATCTGGGTACGGCCGCCGCGGGGGCCGTGCGGTACTTCCCCTCCTTTGATCCCGCGGCCATGAACGAGCGCGAGATCCTCCGTCTCATGAAACGATATGCGACCCGTCTCCGGAACTTGGGGATCAACACCCGAGGGCATGCCACCATCGAGGTGACTTGGGTTGAAGCCGTGGACATCGATACGCCTCGTGAGCTGACCCTGGCCCGAAAACTGATCGCCTCGGGCGTAAGGCCTGCCCTTCTTCAATGA
- a CDS encoding glycosyltransferase encodes MREETAVRIGVISERPWASDIRLRKLLDELKQSGHSIFVLCGGGEAASAGVSPDGTAYSELPIPAGFSKVWTLEFLSETYLSPRSPWVPEIERFLREVKPDVLHVNDLPLSAVVCRIAVERSLPVVVDYHHEGWPEMVRALAEIRGATTPWWSQREEVFRLWEEIEQSCFFGATRILMVDEALIAVFSDRGCAKDKLAVVRNTPRPGDLPRPNGRREFAPFSFDLGYLGSYDLMKDIPGLIRAVAGIPKARRPKLLLAGAGEQETEVRSLVAHLQLDEAVTPLGWVQKQRFGELIEACKVCLIPFRVNPFTHQTSPSKVFEYMYFSRPVLSSAMRHVSTLLRSTECGLSCSFDGPSFAEAFSLLSEPKVLREFGSRGREAVEKQYAWADDAGRLVRQFQTIG; translated from the coding sequence TTGAGAGAGGAAACCGCCGTGCGGATCGGTGTCATATCTGAGCGTCCATGGGCCTCGGATATCCGGTTGCGGAAGCTCCTCGATGAACTGAAACAATCCGGGCACTCCATTTTCGTCTTGTGCGGAGGAGGGGAGGCGGCGTCCGCGGGTGTCTCGCCCGATGGGACCGCCTATTCGGAGCTGCCGATTCCGGCGGGCTTCTCCAAGGTCTGGACACTGGAATTTCTCAGCGAAACGTATCTTTCGCCCCGTTCCCCCTGGGTCCCGGAAATCGAGCGGTTCTTGCGGGAGGTGAAGCCGGATGTGCTGCATGTGAACGATCTCCCCCTCAGCGCCGTCGTGTGCCGCATTGCCGTGGAACGATCCCTCCCGGTCGTGGTGGACTATCATCATGAGGGCTGGCCGGAGATGGTCAGGGCCTTGGCGGAGATCCGGGGGGCCACGACACCTTGGTGGTCTCAGCGAGAAGAGGTTTTCCGACTGTGGGAGGAAATCGAGCAATCATGTTTTTTCGGCGCGACCCGCATTCTGATGGTTGACGAAGCGCTCATCGCGGTTTTTTCAGACCGGGGTTGCGCAAAGGACAAGCTTGCGGTGGTGCGCAATACCCCTCGACCCGGAGACCTGCCCCGCCCGAATGGCCGCCGCGAGTTTGCTCCGTTCAGTTTCGATCTGGGCTACCTCGGTTCTTACGATCTCATGAAGGACATCCCGGGCCTGATTCGCGCCGTCGCGGGCATTCCCAAAGCGAGGCGGCCGAAACTCCTCCTGGCCGGCGCGGGTGAGCAGGAGACCGAGGTTCGATCCCTTGTCGCCCATTTGCAACTGGACGAGGCGGTGACCCCGTTGGGTTGGGTTCAGAAGCAACGGTTCGGCGAGCTGATTGAGGCGTGCAAAGTGTGCCTCATCCCCTTCCGTGTCAATCCGTTCACGCATCAGACCTCCCCCAGCAAGGTTTTCGAGTACATGTATTTTTCGCGTCCCGTCCTCTCCTCCGCCATGCGGCATGTTTCGACCCTCCTCCGATCGACGGAGTGCGGCCTGTCGTGTTCCTTCGATGGACCTTCCTTCGCCGAGGCCTTCAGCCTGTTGTCGGAGCCCAAGGTCCTCCGGGAATTCGGTTCCCGTGGGCGTGAGGCCGTCGAAAAACAATACGCCTGGGCGGACGACGCGGGCAGACTGGTGCGCCAATTCCAGACCATCGGTTGA
- a CDS encoding UDP-glucose/GDP-mannose dehydrogenase family protein yields MRDEGVPPAECLDPVSVVGLGKLGACMAACMAWRGSTVVGVDIRPDVVQSIREGKAPLYEPRLGEAIADSRSRLTATADLAEAVRGTQVTFFVLPTPSDADGGFSLRFLEPALEKAGEALSRKRGYHLFVISSTVLPGATRGPIRRLLERSSGRICGSDFGLCYSPEFIALGSVIHDFLNPDFVLIGQGDERAGRWLEDLYRRRLQNDPPVVRMNFENAELAKLAVNTYVTMKISFANMLTEICEKLPGGDVDTVTQALGRDSRIGPRFLKGGMGYGGPCFPRDNLAISFLQKKLGCPDSLPLATDRFNRRQVERIVALVQSKLAPEDTVAVLGLAYKPNTMVVEESQGLAIARRLASSGRRVVVYDALAIESARGLLGTAVTYADSLEQAVRGARGVVVCHPMDEFMSMDLKSWGTPGFPSVVVDAWRVLRRQLEGRAGLEYFALGLGSAEPMPAETDWERSLPTEDHLAEEAAL; encoded by the coding sequence ATGCGTGACGAAGGGGTCCCCCCCGCGGAATGCCTCGATCCCGTATCCGTGGTCGGTCTTGGGAAATTGGGGGCGTGTATGGCGGCCTGCATGGCCTGGCGAGGATCGACCGTGGTGGGCGTGGACATCCGTCCCGATGTTGTGCAATCGATTCGGGAAGGGAAAGCCCCTCTGTACGAGCCCCGACTTGGAGAGGCAATCGCGGATTCCAGGAGCCGCCTGACCGCCACCGCCGATCTGGCCGAAGCGGTCCGCGGGACCCAGGTCACGTTCTTTGTTCTCCCGACGCCCTCCGACGCGGATGGGGGGTTCTCTTTGAGATTCCTGGAGCCGGCGCTGGAGAAAGCGGGGGAGGCCCTCTCCCGGAAGCGGGGCTACCACCTGTTTGTCATCAGCAGCACGGTTCTGCCGGGCGCCACCCGGGGGCCGATACGTCGGCTCCTGGAGCGCAGTTCAGGCCGGATCTGCGGTTCCGATTTCGGCCTGTGCTACAGCCCGGAATTCATCGCGTTGGGGAGCGTGATCCACGATTTTCTGAACCCCGATTTCGTTCTGATCGGTCAGGGGGACGAGCGCGCTGGCCGGTGGCTCGAGGATTTGTACCGGCGCCGGCTCCAGAATGATCCTCCGGTCGTGCGGATGAATTTCGAGAATGCCGAGCTGGCGAAATTGGCGGTGAACACGTACGTCACGATGAAGATCAGCTTTGCCAACATGTTGACTGAAATCTGCGAGAAATTGCCGGGAGGGGACGTGGATACCGTCACACAGGCCCTGGGCCGCGATTCGCGCATCGGTCCGCGGTTCCTGAAAGGGGGGATGGGGTACGGAGGCCCGTGTTTTCCTCGCGACAACCTGGCGATAAGTTTTCTTCAGAAGAAGCTCGGGTGTCCGGACAGCCTGCCGCTGGCCACGGATCGATTCAATCGGCGCCAGGTGGAGAGAATCGTGGCTCTGGTGCAGTCGAAACTTGCTCCGGAGGACACGGTGGCGGTTCTGGGCTTGGCCTACAAACCGAACACGATGGTGGTGGAGGAGTCGCAGGGGCTGGCGATTGCCCGGCGCCTGGCCTCTTCGGGTCGGCGCGTCGTGGTCTATGACGCTCTGGCCATCGAATCCGCCCGGGGTCTCCTGGGCACTGCGGTGACGTACGCCGACTCACTGGAGCAGGCGGTGCGGGGAGCGCGAGGGGTGGTGGTGTGTCACCCGATGGACGAGTTCATGAGCATGGACCTGAAGTCATGGGGGACCCCGGGGTTTCCGAGCGTTGTCGTGGACGCTTGGAGAGTTCTCCGGCGGCAACTCGAAGGCCGAGCGGGGCTGGAGTACTTCGCCCTGGGATTGGGTTCCGCCGAGCCGATGCCCGCGGAGACGGATTGGGAGAGGTCTCTCCCCACGGAGGATCATTTAGCGGAGGAGGCTGCATTATGA
- a CDS encoding glycosyltransferase family 4 protein → MIGEERQARARILYLSMGVPFDRFFLQGLLGEGFDLHYVYLQEEGKEHCPPAVPRTWLGYHAIRGEGVWRSGRRFAGKLPALLRYLRIARQFGPDLIHTGWFPAVGSWPALTGYRPVSLWVFGSDILIRAKDRAWVRRLGRFTLARSSLILADNEYVLSEVVRLGGAADRSQVFAALVDVTRFRPSLSLRNAVRKRYRWGNQKVILMARHLEPLYRPADAVRAFALLSKRVPGCRLVFCGDGSLRPSLRRLAADLGALDRVDFMGHLAHEEMAGLYNAADVYLKCVESEATGVSMLEAMSCGLPVISADIPSVREWVIEGLNGLLFPVGEVNALADRLRFLLTDSAARKRMGKKGRERARDRMSKIGFPDLARALDRLVSERTGSRHAPG, encoded by the coding sequence TTGATCGGCGAGGAGCGGCAGGCCCGCGCGCGCATTCTGTACCTCTCGATGGGGGTGCCGTTCGACCGGTTCTTTCTGCAAGGTCTTCTCGGAGAGGGCTTCGATCTCCACTATGTCTACTTGCAGGAGGAGGGAAAGGAGCACTGCCCTCCCGCCGTGCCCCGAACCTGGCTGGGGTACCACGCCATCCGCGGTGAAGGGGTATGGCGCTCCGGGCGTCGCTTTGCGGGCAAGCTGCCTGCGCTGTTGAGGTATCTTCGGATCGCGCGACAATTCGGACCCGATTTGATCCACACCGGCTGGTTCCCTGCGGTCGGCTCCTGGCCCGCGCTCACCGGCTACCGGCCGGTTTCTCTCTGGGTGTTCGGCAGCGACATTCTGATTCGCGCCAAGGACCGCGCCTGGGTGCGACGTCTAGGGAGGTTCACCTTGGCCCGGTCTTCACTGATTCTTGCCGACAATGAGTACGTGCTGAGCGAGGTCGTCCGACTGGGCGGGGCCGCCGATCGATCCCAGGTATTCGCCGCGTTGGTGGATGTGACTCGTTTCCGACCCTCCCTCTCCCTCCGCAACGCCGTGAGAAAAAGGTACCGTTGGGGAAATCAGAAAGTGATCCTGATGGCGCGGCATCTGGAACCGCTCTATCGCCCGGCGGACGCCGTCCGGGCCTTCGCCCTCCTCTCGAAGCGGGTGCCTGGATGCCGGCTCGTCTTCTGCGGGGATGGAAGCCTGAGGCCCTCACTCCGGCGATTGGCCGCCGACCTGGGCGCGCTCGATCGGGTGGATTTCATGGGCCATCTCGCTCACGAGGAGATGGCCGGCCTGTACAATGCGGCGGACGTCTACCTCAAGTGCGTGGAGTCGGAGGCCACGGGCGTTTCGATGCTGGAGGCCATGAGCTGCGGTCTGCCGGTGATATCGGCCGACATCCCATCCGTCCGTGAGTGGGTGATCGAAGGGCTGAACGGACTTCTCTTCCCCGTAGGCGAGGTAAACGCGTTGGCGGACCGGCTGCGGTTCCTCCTAACCGATTCCGCCGCGCGGAAGCGCATGGGCAAGAAGGGCCGTGAAAGGGCGCGGGATCGGATGTCGAAAATCGGCTTCCCGGACCTGGCTCGCGCGCTGGATCGTCTGGTGTCCGAGCGGACGGGAAGCCGCCACGCACCCGGCTGA
- a CDS encoding class I SAM-dependent methyltransferase → MTRSASGSVSPYYTQEFLTAPKLCGPPRLGSQDVVVPMVMKWIAPKSVLDLGCNDGKWLHAFRKYGAERLVGVDGPYVTAETFHLPYEFFRPGNLAEPIRLHERFDLAVSVEVGEHLAPKGGANLVRSLTRHAPVVLFSAASPFQGGPEHVHERWPMWWARLFDRAGFSALDCIRPRIWSDPRVEWWYAQNILLFVHRDHIRKYPALKNERSLRASQVPSLVHPRRFLFFVEKALGPSALAPEAGLPAGRSGHGIRPHSAAFLKRDGDSFAG, encoded by the coding sequence ATGACGAGATCGGCGAGCGGATCCGTTTCGCCCTACTACACGCAGGAGTTCCTGACAGCGCCCAAGTTATGCGGCCCTCCCCGGCTGGGCTCTCAGGACGTTGTCGTTCCCATGGTGATGAAATGGATAGCACCCAAATCCGTCCTCGATCTGGGCTGCAACGACGGCAAGTGGCTCCATGCCTTCAGGAAATACGGAGCGGAGCGGCTGGTGGGGGTGGACGGTCCCTATGTCACGGCTGAAACATTCCACCTGCCTTACGAGTTCTTTCGCCCGGGGAACTTGGCGGAGCCCATCCGCCTTCATGAGCGGTTCGATCTGGCCGTCTCCGTGGAGGTCGGCGAGCACTTGGCGCCAAAGGGAGGCGCGAATCTCGTGCGGAGCCTGACACGGCACGCGCCAGTGGTGCTCTTCTCGGCAGCCTCGCCCTTTCAGGGTGGGCCGGAGCACGTGCACGAACGGTGGCCGATGTGGTGGGCCAGGCTGTTTGATCGCGCCGGATTCTCGGCACTGGATTGTATCCGGCCGCGTATCTGGTCGGATCCGCGCGTGGAATGGTGGTATGCGCAGAACATCTTGCTGTTTGTCCATCGCGACCATATCCGAAAGTACCCTGCGCTGAAAAACGAGCGTTCGCTGCGGGCTTCGCAGGTACCTTCGCTCGTGCATCCGCGAAGGTTCCTGTTCTTCGTGGAAAAGGCTCTCGGCCCATCGGCCTTGGCCCCGGAGGCGGGACTTCCCGCGGGTCGGAGTGGACATGGAATTCGCCCGCACTCCGCGGCTTTCTTGAAGCGTGACGGGGATTCCTTCGCGGGGTGA
- a CDS encoding FkbM family methyltransferase, with the protein MDSVALESVRLSMCIRPGTPLVQECPLPDDVGGCISRLRSGEVFVDIGANIGWFTVAAALRVGAAGRVYSFEPSSTYSRLLIQNVQANDAGPRVQLVRGAVGARKGSATLVHSGWTGSTAGFYTDGSPETHWDPQVNRLLADRLKTGVYIYSTGGSARELFQFLRSDPSHNILGFMDTYAKSGGTLEGLPVYNLLDGFRPRPGSTVLITGMFRWEIERWVREHGMIPGQDYLQIATLGPVEIVPQITLDSFVSERGMDRLDFIKIDVDGGEADVLEGAAQVLSRFRPRLYIEVSRYRNNLERVWDALTGLGYGIRDDTGARRLGSLGEYTGYVGEALNRNIFAESPGFPRGN; encoded by the coding sequence ATGGATTCTGTCGCGCTGGAGTCGGTCCGGCTATCCATGTGCATCCGTCCGGGAACGCCCCTGGTCCAGGAATGTCCGCTCCCGGATGACGTGGGGGGGTGCATCTCCAGACTGAGATCCGGAGAGGTCTTCGTGGATATCGGGGCCAACATCGGGTGGTTCACCGTAGCGGCCGCCCTGCGGGTGGGCGCGGCGGGGCGGGTCTACAGTTTCGAGCCTTCCTCCACATACTCCCGACTTCTGATACAGAATGTTCAAGCCAACGATGCCGGACCTCGCGTCCAGTTGGTGCGCGGGGCGGTCGGGGCCAGGAAAGGGTCGGCCACGTTGGTCCACTCCGGGTGGACCGGATCGACGGCAGGCTTCTACACCGATGGCTCGCCGGAGACCCACTGGGATCCGCAAGTCAACCGTCTGCTTGCGGATCGGCTGAAGACGGGCGTCTACATCTATTCCACGGGTGGATCTGCGCGCGAGCTTTTCCAGTTTCTCCGCTCGGATCCGTCTCACAACATTCTCGGGTTCATGGACACCTACGCGAAGTCCGGTGGGACGTTGGAGGGACTGCCGGTCTACAATCTTCTGGACGGTTTCCGCCCCCGTCCCGGCTCAACCGTCCTGATCACGGGGATGTTCCGATGGGAGATCGAACGATGGGTCAGGGAACACGGGATGATTCCCGGTCAGGACTATCTGCAGATTGCAACGCTGGGGCCCGTGGAGATCGTACCCCAGATTACTTTGGACTCGTTCGTGTCCGAACGGGGGATGGATCGGCTCGATTTCATCAAGATCGATGTCGATGGGGGCGAGGCGGATGTTCTTGAAGGGGCCGCGCAGGTCCTGTCCCGATTCCGGCCGCGGCTCTACATCGAAGTGAGCCGGTATCGAAACAATCTTGAGCGAGTATGGGACGCCTTGACCGGCCTTGGATACGGCATCCGGGACGATACCGGCGCAAGGAGATTGGGATCGTTGGGAGAGTACACGGGTTACGTGGGCGAGGCGCTCAACCGCAATATTTTTGCGGAGTCGCCGGGCTTCCCACGTGGAAACTAG
- a CDS encoding glycosyltransferase produces the protein MRILMICTNDPAGMGIAFTDAINRHTEHSCRLVTTAVKYNFNYRKDIHVPESSDVERPLRAPALPRHFPLRGGHRTSNVEEIEQVLRDADLFHFHAFADEETPLGPFRAKDFMKGKRAIYHQHGEPLRSDPARFRAQSSRRTFLVSTPDLLDFLPEATWIPNLVPIDDPLYLPHESRVATHESRVRIGQSPTKKEIKDTELLVRVYAGLKARYNGFLDLDLIENVPHSECLERKRNCHIFFDHLQGYFGVSSLEALSQGTPTIARLAERTRSEAARFAGTDALPWLAAGDSAELETVLGRLISDGDHRMETGRNSREFMVQHWHPRKIVDALMVEYRRL, from the coding sequence ATGCGCATCCTCATGATTTGCACCAATGATCCCGCCGGGATGGGGATCGCCTTCACCGATGCGATCAACCGTCACACCGAACATTCCTGCCGTCTGGTGACCACGGCCGTCAAATACAACTTCAACTACAGGAAGGACATCCATGTTCCGGAATCGTCGGATGTCGAACGGCCGCTCCGGGCTCCTGCCCTCCCGCGGCATTTCCCCCTTCGTGGAGGTCATCGAACCTCGAACGTGGAGGAGATCGAACAGGTTCTCCGCGATGCCGATCTCTTTCACTTTCACGCCTTTGCCGATGAGGAAACGCCTCTGGGTCCTTTCAGGGCCAAGGATTTCATGAAGGGGAAAAGGGCGATCTACCATCAACATGGCGAGCCCCTTCGATCCGATCCGGCTCGATTCCGCGCGCAGAGTTCTCGAAGAACATTTCTGGTCAGCACGCCGGACCTCTTGGATTTTCTTCCGGAGGCCACGTGGATACCCAATCTCGTTCCCATCGACGATCCACTCTACCTTCCCCACGAGTCACGAGTCGCGACTCACGAGTCACGAGTAAGAATCGGTCAGTCGCCGACCAAGAAGGAGATCAAGGACACCGAACTCCTGGTGCGCGTCTACGCGGGTCTCAAGGCCCGATACAACGGTTTCCTGGACCTCGACCTCATTGAAAACGTCCCCCACTCCGAGTGCCTGGAGCGGAAGCGAAACTGCCACATCTTTTTCGATCATTTGCAGGGATACTTCGGCGTGTCGTCGCTCGAAGCTTTGAGCCAAGGCACCCCCACCATTGCCCGTCTGGCGGAGAGGACCCGCTCGGAGGCGGCGCGGTTTGCGGGAACCGATGCACTGCCTTGGCTGGCCGCGGGGGATTCGGCCGAGCTTGAAACCGTGCTCGGGCGGCTGATCTCGGATGGGGACCATCGCATGGAAACCGGAAGGAACTCGCGGGAGTTCATGGTTCAGCACTGGCACCCCCGCAAGATCGTGGATGCCCTCATGGTCGAGTATCGCCGGCTATGA
- a CDS encoding N-acetylneuraminate synthase family protein, translated as MPDPLRIGRRLIGEGQRTFVIAEIGINHNGSEDLALRLIEDAKAAGADAVKFQKRDLKSLYTSDVLEQVIQHERHFQYMIPILRRVELDEEAYSRLAERCRELEIELLCTAFDPPSVDFVAQLGVQAFKVSSADLTNWPLLARMSAHGKPLLLSTGMSLMPEIEGTVNFLKSKRAEFAILHCVSLYPALYREVNLKVMDELQKFGVTVGYSGHDRGIEVSLAAVARGARIVEKHFTHDRTAWGPDHKVSLEKDEFARLVHGIRVVEECLGTGVKRMTQGEQLNRELFAKSLVAAADIKIGEVITQDKITVMGPGKGLSPHLADQLIGRTAHRDMMAGELFVEDDLREPEAPMARPVSSKKWGLIVRVTDVDKFVEYKPDLFEFHMTDRDLEIEPPPGRFPQNLVVHAPEYDGDVILDLASKDMATRQCSISVAQRVINMARKMGPSFNHGSKPKVILHPGGMSLNGYPGANGMSGRFIDSLRRLDTTGVEVLLENLPPFPWYFGGQWTGYLFLNPEEIAAFCAETKFNICLDTSHAQLYCKHVGKDIVSFVRAVRPYIRHLHVADAHGVHGEGVQIGEGEIPFEAVFGELKDYDEGFVPEIWRGHQWKGKRALEALSRLSRFL; from the coding sequence GTGCCGGATCCTCTTAGGATAGGCCGGCGGCTCATCGGCGAAGGGCAGCGAACCTTCGTCATCGCCGAAATAGGAATCAATCATAATGGGAGCGAGGACCTTGCTCTTCGCCTGATTGAGGACGCCAAGGCGGCAGGCGCCGATGCCGTCAAGTTCCAAAAGCGCGATCTGAAATCCCTTTACACCTCCGACGTGCTGGAGCAGGTGATCCAGCACGAGAGACACTTTCAGTACATGATCCCGATCCTCCGCCGGGTGGAGCTGGATGAAGAAGCCTACTCGCGGCTGGCCGAACGCTGTCGGGAGCTGGAAATCGAACTTCTGTGCACGGCCTTCGATCCGCCCAGCGTGGACTTTGTCGCCCAACTGGGGGTGCAGGCCTTCAAGGTCTCGTCGGCGGATCTCACCAATTGGCCGCTGCTGGCGAGAATGTCCGCCCATGGGAAACCGCTTCTTCTCTCCACCGGGATGTCGCTCATGCCGGAAATCGAAGGCACGGTGAACTTCCTCAAATCGAAAAGAGCCGAATTCGCCATTCTCCATTGCGTAAGCCTGTATCCGGCCCTCTACCGGGAAGTGAATCTGAAAGTCATGGATGAACTCCAGAAGTTCGGGGTCACCGTAGGCTACTCGGGGCACGACCGCGGGATCGAAGTTTCACTCGCCGCCGTCGCGCGCGGCGCGCGGATTGTCGAAAAACATTTCACGCATGATCGGACGGCGTGGGGGCCCGACCACAAAGTCAGTCTCGAGAAAGATGAATTTGCCCGCTTGGTTCATGGGATACGCGTTGTGGAGGAGTGCTTGGGCACCGGCGTCAAGCGAATGACTCAGGGAGAACAGCTCAATCGGGAGCTGTTCGCCAAGAGCCTCGTGGCCGCCGCCGATATCAAGATCGGCGAGGTCATCACGCAGGACAAAATCACCGTCATGGGGCCGGGGAAAGGCCTCTCGCCCCATCTGGCCGACCAGCTCATCGGGAGAACCGCACATCGGGACATGATGGCGGGTGAGCTTTTTGTGGAGGACGATCTGAGGGAGCCGGAGGCGCCGATGGCCCGCCCCGTCAGCTCCAAGAAGTGGGGCTTGATCGTCCGGGTGACGGACGTGGACAAGTTTGTCGAATACAAGCCCGACCTCTTCGAATTCCACATGACGGACCGCGACTTGGAGATCGAGCCGCCCCCGGGTCGATTTCCCCAGAACCTTGTCGTTCATGCCCCCGAGTACGACGGAGACGTCATTCTCGATCTGGCATCGAAAGACATGGCCACCCGCCAGTGCTCGATTTCCGTGGCTCAGCGCGTGATCAACATGGCTCGGAAGATGGGTCCTTCCTTCAATCACGGGTCGAAGCCCAAAGTGATCCTCCATCCGGGGGGGATGAGTCTGAATGGATATCCCGGCGCGAATGGAATGTCGGGCCGATTCATCGACTCCCTCCGCCGGCTTGACACGACCGGAGTGGAAGTCCTCCTCGAGAACCTGCCGCCCTTTCCGTGGTATTTCGGGGGCCAATGGACGGGCTACCTTTTTCTGAATCCCGAAGAGATCGCCGCGTTTTGCGCGGAAACGAAGTTCAACATCTGTTTGGATACGTCGCATGCCCAGCTCTACTGCAAGCACGTCGGCAAGGACATTGTTTCTTTCGTCCGCGCGGTGAGGCCCTACATTCGCCACTTGCACGTGGCGGACGCCCATGGCGTGCATGGGGAGGGAGTCCAAATCGGCGAGGGTGAGATTCCCTTCGAAGCCGTATTCGGCGAATTGAAAGACTACGACGAGGGGTTCGTCCCCGAGATCTGGCGCGGCCACCAGTGGAAAGGGAAACGGGCGCTGGAGGCCCTCAGCCGCCTGAGCCGCTTTCTCTGA